The genomic segment agtTCTTGAAGGCGCGCGATTCTCTCCACTCTTGGATCGATTATTCGCGCAATGACTGAGTAATGGACTGTATAAGAATGTATGATGTaggaaatattattgtataattgtgcCAATCAATGCGTGTCCCTTGCGACACACAAACATAagaaattgtaaatgtaaaacaaacttaattataatataataatattgctagtAAGCACGTGCATCCCGCACGATGCATCACACTACATTAAGAAAAAAggtgtaatatattgtaataacaatttaggttagagaaaatatataataaatgacaatcaaaaactgtagaatataataatgtaggaaAAAGATAATATCAGTGTATTGGTGATAATATGATTTGACGTCCGAAGACCAGCAGTGTGGCCAACACATTACAATGATACATCCCGGCCACCTTGAAGCTGCTAGCTTCAAATCGAGGCTGGTAAAGGACAGATCTTCACAGCTGTTCTGGTTATTTCAGTGCCGCTTGGTGTCCGTAAGGTGACAACCTTGACTACTCCGTCTTGTCGTGGATGTGTTGCTGTGACTCTGACAAGTCGCCAAGAGAGTGGAGGAGAATTGTCTTCCTTCAGCACAGCTAGAGTACCAATTTCGATCTGGGAGGGTGATTGTGTCCACTTACTCTTGCCTTGGAGTGAAGACAAGTATTCTTCTCTCCAGCGTCTCCAGAACAGTTGGAACGCTTTTTGAACTAATTTCCACCATTTTAGTCGATTTGAGGGAGTCTCTGTGACATCATTATCTGGCAGTGCTAGTAATGGGGCCCCTACTAAAAAATGACCAGGTGTGAGGGGTTGATGATCTCCAGGATCTGAAGATAAGGCAGTTAAGGGCCTTGAGTTGAGACATGCCTCCACTTGTGTCAACAGTGTGGTAAGTTCTTCGAAGTTGAAGTGAGAAGAGTTCATAGCACGGTATAAGTGATGGGAACAattctactttaccggacaaccttttttttttcaatttttttttttttttttaatacgtgcTTTTTATGCAGAATTcaaaactgtttgaaaaaattcCCGCAAAAGTTTGGCAATTCAAAGTTGtcgatattatcaaatattgcagtgattacgcgtgtatcggcacttgtcgctacgctcctcggcgccgtcgctccgctccgcaaatcgaaaatatcccccgattttttGTGCAAAACCACCTCAGGTGAACCTCGGTTTTCCTCAAAATTATTTCTAAGTACAATTATTGGCGGCGTGGTCACTCGCTCGTCGGTAATTCATACAAAAGCTGTGAAAATTCAAAGTTGCAATGATTACGCGTGtatcggcactcgtcgctacgctcctcggcgccatcgctccgctccgcaaaacTGCTCTACATTGATGTAGATTACCTTTATTATCTTGTGAGTAAACAATCGCAGTAGAGAGTTATACTTGAGATGATACAGAATATTCATGGAGTGTGGTTGTGGCCATTTGAAGAGCTACTGTTGGCTGTATTTCATTATCACCTGAAGATGATATGTCGTTATCAGTAGAGGCTGTTGGTTTGGAAGGTTGACTTAAATCTGAGACTGGCTTTCTTTGGTATGGTAATCCATGAAGCATTGAGTTATATTTGCGATGACGGTGTCGACATAAGGAAGCTTTGCATTCATATACTATGTGTTCAGCTGAAAAACAATTGaagcataatttatattttttacatatcatACCTGTCTTGAATCGACATTGTCTTAAACCGTTCGCATCGATACACCTTGTATGGTTCTGCACAGGCTGGACACTTTTCTTGACTGGCTTGAGTAGCTATAAGAGATGTGGAGTTATAGTTTTTCTTTTGCTTAAGTGTTTTGGTACCTGTGTAGGTTGATGTTTGACTTTCAAAGGATTCCAGAGACCCAGCTCTACTTTCTACGAATTCTGTAAGGTGTTCGATACCGACTTCAGTGTTTACTGTGATTGACAGTTCCCATTGCTCTAGCGTTTTAGTGTCTAGTTTTGCTCTTACAATACCCACCAATAGATCGTCCCAGTACTTGACAGGTCGTGATAGGGCACGTAGTGCTTCTAAGTGTGTTGAGAACTTGAACTACGCGGGTCGCATGCTGTTGAATTGGTAAGTTTTGGCAGTTCTAATAATGATCGTATAtgtgattttgtaatttttttattttctgtcatACCTTTGCTTTAAAACACTCATAGCATTATCATAACATAACTCGTTTACCTCTAATGAATTTATCAAATCGAGTGGTGGTCCTGACAGACACGATCGTAAGAAATGAAACTTGTCTATGTGCGTCAACGATGATTCATTATGTATTCGagatttaaaacaattgaaaaatcgTTGCCATTTACCATAATCATCGTCGAACTGTTCCAATGATAGCCGTGGTAAATATGAACGAATCAACATTGGACCACTCGATCCTTGACTGAGAGGTGTTTGTTCTCTATAAGTTGCGTTTGTGTCGCAAGCATCACTAATTTCTGGTCGAAGTGTTGATTTTATTAATCTGGTGAGTCTGCCTGCGGTACTGTGGTATTTTCGTTTCGAAATCGTCACGGTCTAATGAATGTTGCTCGTCGTTTTCAATATGAATTTCTTCAATTTTAGTTTGTACGATTTCAAATTGTTGAAGTAGGGACGGTAATGCTGATAACCTGGAGACTGCTTCGCTTACCACATCTGGAGAGTGTGTAAATTGAATGATGAAGCTGGTGACTCTGGTAAGCGCAGCTTTTATCTGGCCGCGTCGCTGCTTCAACGTTGCGATGGTTTGAAGAGGATCTTGATGGTATGAGTGTTCTAGAATCTAATCTGATTCTCTCCACTCTTGGATCGATTATTCGCGCAATGACTGGGTAATGGACTGTATAAGAATAACAAATGATGTaggaaatattattgtataattgtgcCAATCAATGCGTGTCCCTTGCGACACACGAACAtaagaaattgtaaatttaaaactaacttaattataatgtaatactattGCTAGTAAGCACGTGCATCCTGCACGATGCATCACACTACAGTAAgaaaaaaggtataatatattgtaataacaatttaggttagagaaaatatataataaatgacaatcaaaaactgtagaatataataatcatataataatgtaggaaAAAGATAATATCAGTGTATCGGTGATAATATGATCTGACGTCCGAAGACCAGCAGTGAGGCCAACGCATTACAATGATACAGttctactaaaataatattgctattacaCTACAGAACTACCCATCTCGTTGTGTCAACGACTGACCAAAGTGTTACTGTAGCCATAATACCGattattcattttgaaaattaattttttttttttttacatattatgtatatttataagtttataactgtATAGTAAGCATTAGCAGTTTTAGAATATTTAGTTCTGTAGtgtaatagcaatattattttagtagaaCTGTATCATTGGAGATGGGTACACATCTTCCAAAATCACATTTAATGATAACGGAATTTTCGAATTCATTGTTGCCAACTTAGAAAAGTAAAAATCACACCTAACCCGCTACAAGGGTGACACCAACCCAAAAATAACCActtgttctataatatattcaaatataattatttttcaatttaaatattaatataaaatatattatattttcataattattcattaaggctcaaataatataaaaattttgaaattcgtTAATAAATgatgaactataatataggtttcCAAAGATTTTCTAATATGAAGTCCTTTGAAATATTACCAATGATTACTAAAAATCGTAGGTAATcctgaattaataaaataaaaaataatttaatttattaaaaaaaaattattaagttatattaatgttaagtaTTGTTTTATCATGGTGTGTACCATGATCCAAAttcagtatattttatgttatttataaaccaaacaacaaaaaacatgttttccctaattaaattaaatttgtacctACACCTATAGAAGATTCAATGCACATAAAGTGTCTTTTGAGCTTTCTTGACAAGAGATTTCTGTAGTattgttagtaatttttttactcctcatttttattgttttaatttaacaaaataaactatGGAGCAAATTGTACAAGTTGATGTCTTGAGTGAACACAACTAAATATATTTGGAAGGTCAAATCGCAATAGAGAACCATTTAATTGACCATAATTATAATGATCCAAGTAAgtacttttttaagtaaaaattatgaagtttCATAATGGTTTCCAATAcattcaaggctgggcattaccTACTTGCagtaattcatttaaaatacaagttaGAGAGCTCTATTAAGttactgttatttattataataattgtaatatttaacagaaaagtataataaactaaaatattattaacaattaatataatatgaacatagaTTAAAATCTGCAAACATCGAATTGAGagattatcaaaatatacaggaaataaaatataaaattctacaATATTTGTAGAATGATCTTAGTCTGAGTTTAgtctaataattatacttaatttaacaagttaaaaaaataagttaaattgcCCAgccaataagtaatattatgcatgtttgttaagaataataaaaaattattgaacatataattttagattatttaaataattaaattataatgtatacaaaatattattgtaagtaataaGTGAGTTTTAAGTCTTATTATGTCatctttaatatttctttagttGAGGATAATTCTGATTTAGAAAGTGACGCCGATGgtaagttatatataatttattaattttattgctcattattattgcttttatatatattttatttttagttataattgaaGATGGTGATGACGAAGATGAAAATATAGAGCCAAATAGTAACTATGATGctgataatcaatatttattagaaaataatcatgctaaaaatattattcaaggaaaaaaaaattaattttagaaaatatgcaACTTAATCGGACCTACACATGTATACCAGGTGTACATGACAaatccaatatttatattgacaattttcaatataaatattacaaaaaaagtgCTATACGAAATAAAATGGTAGTATTCAACTGACTcacaatattgaaatataatgcataatacttattttttatttttcaataaggtACTTAATTTctgaaaaacaaagaaataaaaaagttaatgaaTACTGTTCAGCTACAgccattattgaaaatattcatgatCCAGAAAATCGTATGCGGCTTCAACCAGGAGGACACAACCATGGTGCTGTTGAAAGAGACCTTGATATGCCATACTTGAGAAGAGCTATAGGGAGGAGGGCTACCACATTAGGTGCTATGTCTATGCCTATCAGGCACATATACAATGAAGAAATTGTTAGGTAAAGAACATTTTATAGTAACTAAATActgattatcataataatgtaataaaaattccaGTCATCCTGCTGGAAGTCTTGGCTATACATTTCAACAGGCTCAACATAGATGCAAGAGAATAAAAAACTGTAGACGACCAAAAATACCAGAGACAATTCCAGAATTAATATACCTCTTAAACATGTCAgaacatattacctatagaaCAACACTACGAGAACCATCGTCCGAGTTTTTTCAGCAGGCATTAACTGTTGACGGTATTACAATAGGTGTAATATTTGCAAATTTGGATGTGATAGCTATGTTTCCACTCCGAGTTCACCAAAACAGTTCCGTAGAGGTTCTCTAATGATctttcaaattgtatacaaaaatgttgtaagtttattttggtatatttctgaaaaataaatataataattaggtaaataacATTGATAATGTTTTCTAGTCATTTCCAGTTGTATACGCACTCTTGTCAATGGCTACAGAACAAACATATACCTACCAGTTTCTTTCGAGTACCTAGTTAGAAATATGTTACCATTGGATTATGATGGTCTTACAATAATCACCGATTATGAGCGTGGGCTGATGAATGCTGTACAAGAAGTGTTTCCAGAGAGTCGACTACAATGTTGTTGGTTCCATTTCTGCCAGGTAATAGTTTgagctttttaatattatttattttatactacataagCTGTAGACAATTTGTACAacagtagaaaaataataatttatgttttgcaaaaaaattataattacttttctTTTAGTCAATTGTGAGATATTGTCGACGCAAGTATAATCTGGTATTAGACCTCATTAAAACAAATCCTATAGCTGCCCGTGTATTGCGAATGGTAATGAACTATTTTTAGtacctgtaaaaataaaataaattgtatatgaaataTACGTTTGTAATTTAGGTTTTAGCATTGCCTCATTTACCAGCCAACAAAGGAAATGAAAGTTGTccaaatttttgtataaattatggttttagGGCAATTTTAGATTATGCACATCAAAATATTGAAGTCTACCAACgcatggaaatatttttaatcgggtatataatatatatatatttattgaacacTTAGCAGCTTATCATAcctatgtgaaataaaaaaaataaaaatataataattgacatgTTTTAATTAACAGATACGTACAAAACTTTTGGTTGGTTCAAGTTGGACCTGAATTAATAACTGTGTTTTCCAGCGAAATAAGGACAAATAATTACTTGGAATCATTCCACAATCAACTGCTCAGATTTTTTGGGATGCATCCCAACATCTGGGACTTTATACGtaggtaatctataaaaaaataatttattttttatatatttatgaacatttttttttaacatctaattatataataattactttgtaGGCATAATTTCTTTggcaaattaaattgttttgttatttctaatttttttacgcTATATAGAGAAACTGAGAATTTTGGAAAACCAGTATTATGTGGAGATGTTTCAAGCCAGACAAAATCTTACGGTAGGCAGGCCGTGAGGACAATCATTGAGATGAAaactaaatgatattataatcaaccTTATtggttaggtatattttttgtttagatcCGGGATCAAACTTCCAGAGGGGAACGTGCTGTAAACACAGCGCTAATAAGACGAGCTATTGAACAGCTCAATGAAGATAATGATGTATTGAGATGTCTCAGAAGCATGGGTCAAGCTAATGCTGATTACTTAAGACGCCAAATCGGTCCACCTCCATCACCATAGCCTccattctatatttttttacattatttttacaaattaattattttttaacgatttatttGACAAACAACCAACAATGAttactttttacattatttttacacaatttatttgaCAAGCAaccaacatatattatttttatacattatttttacacaattaatattttttgacaaattatttgacAAACAACGTCAAGAagcaacaattattttacaattatgtgtgttttttcatttttttaatgtctgtCATCGACTTTTAGGACAATTAAAttacttagattttcttcaacagtatcttttctgatatttTAGTTGGATAcaaaagcatgaaaatttaatagaaggctcctaatttattgtttttatttgacaaacaaccaataattattacttttgtacattatttttacacaatttatttgaCAAGcaaccaacaattattatttttatacattatttttacacaattaatattttttgacaaattatttgacAAACAACGTCAACGACTAACAATTACCCCTATTACTCTAATACTCggttacttgtatattatacttaatacataattgatacataatcatattgtttttattaaaatattcagtacTTAGAACAAAAGGAAATctgaaaaatgttatacttacaGCTAATTAGCATCTTCATTCTTCATTGAGATAGAAAATGTTCTAAACATGTATGCTCAGTAGTCAGTAGTCACTAAACAGATATTCTAATTTCTAGGTTATAACTAACAattcattgttataataaattataataatgcattaataagtttattaatatgcattaattaatgtttttaaaacatgttGGCAATACCATTAATATCACCTATggtcattaataaattatgttggcAACAATGTTCTTCCATGATATTATCaggaatattacattttggaaGAACTGTTCTGAGACCTGACACAagtacaaaacatattttgtaatgatgTCATTAATGTCCCATACACATAACACTTtagaaaaattacttattttataaattcctaaTTTACAACTCTATACAGGTTTTTCAAACATATTCTCTAAAGGTACGTTTTCCCTCTAGCGTCTGGACGCGGCGTCTAGCGTCACTACTGGTCTGGACGTAGGTCGGCGTCTGACGCGGCTGTGCTGTTCCACTGTTTGACACTGCAGGGAAACCGTAGCTTAACACTTCAAATTTTCTTCTTATGACTACTTCTGTACTGGTATGTGTGTTAAAACATATGTTAACTATTTTAACAACACTCAATTCTCCATTAACATTAATACCCACAAATGAGTCAGCATCAGAAtgtcttttaattattaatttatcaagaaCTAGACTTCTATATTGTGGAGAACTAGTTACATTAAGTAACGGCTCTTCTTTatgaatcattttaaatattggtttAATCTTATTATCTCCATTCATATTATTGTCTAATTTCAAACAACGTTCATTATATCTGTTAATTACTTGTTGAAGGGGTTTGTCTTGTTTTCGTACCATATTTTTTAGCTGTCCCATATAAttctcaaatttaaaacaactaatTTGATCAAGACAGACAAATTTCTCATAATCctctattaaatgtattagtcCATGTACATTATGTGATATGAAATGTACACCATATAATGATCCAAAATCTTTTACAAAATCTATCATTAATGATTTAGCTAAATTTGACAAATGGCTTAAATTAGGACTTAGAAATATAGTCATAGCTACACTCAAGCATAAAAAGTTctcatatattaattttggcACAGGTGACTTTATTACTACAATTCCAGTATAAAGAAGGAATTGCCTAAACTCAGTCACCTTCCATCTAGCTAATTCATCAAATCCTCTTGATTTACGACTGAAGTCACacggaatacatttttttatagataaaagattggtatatatatgtttaataacattaacaggtaatttttgacaatttacatttaaactacctatatctTTACTTCCCTTCCATAatgtaagaattttttttacaacacctAAGCATACTAGATGCATATAGTCAAGAGCAAAACTATCTACAATATTAACATTGAGAATGTTAATTATTTCTGTAATGTTTTCAGACATATGATAATGTTCTTGTATATGATTGATGAAATCTTCATGAGTTCTTTTTGGACAATCTAGCATAGGAAAACATGCTcttcttaataaatattcacCTTGTACAGTACATCTAGTACAGGAGTAAAATCCAGCGTGTCCTTTAATCTTCAATAAATAAGATTTAGCTGGCGAGTCACAACAGAATGCAtcaattctaataaatattgtttttattattttttttttatctttatttagtATTTCAACATCAACACTGTTCAAAgacaaacatttaatttcattaacaaAATcctttatgaaaatattactatCAATAGGTTTCTCTCCAATAAATCCCAATTGGaaaaactatttgatttttttgtcttATATATCCCAATATAGGCCAAAAACAACTACATGAGCTTTTGACTAAAGGCAAACCATCTACACCTATAACCAATTTTATTGTTTCACCAGAAAAATCTTTATCAATATACTTTTTGATACCATTACTAATGCCAAAATGATGATATATACCTAGAGGTACTGTTTTTACTTGGACAGGtagattataagaaatattagaaTGGGTCTGATAAAGTGTTCTAGCATTACTGAAACATGTATgctcttttaaaatttttaataattctgaaaatgtattatttggtaCATTATGATCAATTTCCCACTCAACTAATTTTCTGGGTTTCTGATTTTTGTCGATCATAAATATTACCATATTCTTCTTCACTGCCATTTTCATCACTATCACTTTtactttcaaaatttgaaaaattatttattggttcCAAGAAGTTAtcttttttgttcaaattttggctattatttgtattgtttagaATAAAAGAgatatttttaccaattttttttaaattcagttgAGCTAGGACTATTGTTTGAGCATTCATATGATTGATTGCTTTGaactatttcattattatagtcACCCTCAGCTAAATGTTTAAGCAAATTCAATTCCTCGATTACTCTTCTACGTTTTGTAGATTTGCTCATAAAGTTATTACGATGCATTATAATTACCAATTATGTTCGACAATAGGTAATTAAAGTATAGTTCCTTACAGTATACATTCCAAAAATATATCgatgtataatagttataatttaattatcataatttacaatacTTACAATTCGTcagtaagttttattttattccaataatCCTCCAATGCACACAGCACACgttgcatatataatatattatattataaatcagactcaataaataacaacacagattttaaatagaataatagCGGAATGACAAGCTCTTCACGCATTAGCCAAAGTTTCACCACGAtagaaaaattatgtttgtgcttataatatatagtggcgCTGcagatactataataaatatgataagagcaaataataatataatattattatacgcgggGGTTTTATATAGCTATAGCTGGCTGCAGgctcgcatataatataatatatgtattattataataactgtaattCCCGCAGGCAaagttatttttagatattgactgcaatataattttaatatttaacaatatctttgacataataattattattatttaatatctgatAGTAAATATCACTTAAATGAAAGTAAGTGAATATTACTATGATATTACTCAACAATTATTCCATAAATAAATGGACATTGTACATAATTGAATATACCGAattcgacataataataatatcgttaaattattggaatatttatctaaattatttgatatctagataataatttgtagATATTTAAACGTAAACCTCGGAAATTGTATATGATTTACAcatctatttaatataaatgttgactATTTGCTATatataggtcaatatttagacgggacgagctgtcctcaaatcaaaaattaattaaaacttattaaacgtatatcaaaaatttaagtagattaaaccctatcttttgaaaaaaaaaaatatgaaaaaatataaactattacagAAACGAGACAGGATTCCACCGGCACACGTGCGCGTAGATAAGTCAATATTtatacgggacgagctgtagcttgtagttaattcaaaaattaattaagactTATGTATCGtatatcaaaaatttaagtagatTAAAGCCTatcttttgataaaaaaattatgaaaaaatataaactattgcagaaacggggcAGGATTCCACCAccacacgtgcgcgtaattaggtcaatatttagacgggacgggctgtagttaattcaaaaatgaactgagACTAATTCATTGTGTGGAATGTTGGAATTGGTTTCACAAATCATGTGACAGTGAAGATTTAAGTGCTGTAAAAGGtcattatataagtaaaaaatgcagcataaaataataattattaatttaaattatttttgttatgaatattatataagtattatataatactatttttattttttttttaataaatacatatcattgtttttcattattctagaatattatattacaacaaacacaaatggtatttttttatattacttgcTTTTAATACTAATTGTCTGCTAATGGTTTTTATATGGgaatcagtttatttttataatacgatTTGTCGTATCTTGTTCGTGGAAGtactaaattatagtataataaatattaattattatatttttatgttaaggcccctgcaaatgtgtcatttttaaggagttgtgtTTAGGCAATTATTTCGTTTCTGCGATTACTGATCGTCTTAGTGTGTGTAGTAAATTATCACACACGGACCGcatcaatttacaatacattgttatttctcATCTGATTTGTGGTCGCACGCACGAACATGCACAAGTCATATAATgtctatatcaaaatattcaaaaccaatttatggaCTTGAAATAGCCGTcgcactgacaaaaattaaggtacttttATACTAAAGCCAACGACAGAGTACTATTCCTTCGCGCATCCAAATGATCGAGCTCCGCGGTTTCGTACCCAAATT from the Acyrthosiphon pisum isolate AL4f chromosome X, pea_aphid_22Mar2018_4r6ur, whole genome shotgun sequence genome contains:
- the LOC107884022 gene encoding uncharacterized protein LOC107884022; translation: MEIFLIGYVQNFWLVQVGPELITVFSSEIRTNNYLESFHNQLLRFFGMHPNIWDFIQKLRILENQYYVEMFQARQNLTIRDQTSRGERAVNTALIRRAIEQLNEDNDVLRCLRSMGQANADYLRRQIGPPPSP